In Corythoichthys intestinalis isolate RoL2023-P3 chromosome 4, ASM3026506v1, whole genome shotgun sequence, a genomic segment contains:
- the malsu1 gene encoding mitochondrial assembly of ribosomal large subunit protein 1: MNIFRRINPLLCTSRVLITKCNFFTKLCLAAKVPCHGRFICRHLTTNLTSWPHIHQESACVAYTKRCFSETDVGRGHLLTRTDVIQDDSQEMEGDSNDERHPSQRPTETFNLDVLVTLLRQENAADICVIKVPEHIKYTEYFIVVSGVSPRHLRAMALYAVKVYKILRKDQDAHVKIEGKDAEDWMCIDFGNIVVHFMLPEKREVYELEKLWTLRSYDEQLSRMPDEKLPEDFIYDLENMK, encoded by the exons ATGAATATTTTTAGGCGTATTAATCCGTTGTTATGTACAAGTAGAGTTTTAATAACAAAGTGTAATTTCTTTACAAAGCTCTGCTTGGCCGCCAAAGTTCCTTGTCATGGCCGTTTCATTTGTCGACATTTGACTACAAACTTAACCTCATGGCCACATATACACCAGGAATCTGCTTGTGTCGCCTACACGAAAAGATGCTTTTCAGAGACAGACGTCGGTCGCGGTCATTTATTGACGAGGACTGACGTTATTCAAGATGATTCACAGGAGATGGAGGGCGACTCTAATGACGAGCGTCACCCGAGCCAAA GGCCCACTGAGACGTTCAACCTGGATGTGCTGGTGACACTGCTGCGTCAGGAAAACGCAGCAGATATCTGCGTGATAAAAGTACCCGAGCACATCAAATACACAGAGTACTTCATAGTTGTCAGCGGCGTATCACCGAGACACCTACGCGCAATGGCGCTTTATGCTGTCAAAGTA TACAAAATTCTGAGGAAAGATCAGGATGCTCATGTTAAGATTGAAGGAAAGGATGCAGAAGACTGGATGTGTATTGACTTTG GCAATATAGTTgttcacttcatgcttccagagAAAAGAGAAGTGTATGAATTGGAGAAACTGTGGACCCTGCGCTCCTATGATGAGCAGCTTAGCAGAATGCCTGATGAAAAACTACCAGAAGACTTCATATATGACCTAGAAAACATGAAATGA